The following coding sequences lie in one Musa acuminata AAA Group cultivar baxijiao chromosome BXJ3-1, Cavendish_Baxijiao_AAA, whole genome shotgun sequence genomic window:
- the LOC135629011 gene encoding uncharacterized protein LOC135629011 isoform X5, with the protein MDRNETLEHFIKSHGYSELFMRAYLIPICASIWSCPSEGVLHFSAYSVLSFCRNHHLLQLFGRPQWLTVKSRSHCYVNRVREELENRSCKIKTGCAVQSVLRTDEVSGPTAGCCVLAADHSEEIYDGCIISIHAPDALKLLGTQATYDESRILGAFQYVYSDIYLHRDKSLMPQNPSAWSAWNFLGTTQHGVCVTYWLNVLQNLGSTGRPFLVTLNPPRIPKHKLLKWYTSHPFPSVAASKASLELDKIQGKRTIWFSGAYQGYGIHEDGLKAGIVAANTVLEKDSNLLRNPKHMVPSLMECGARFLVTRFLKTYISTGCLTLLEEGGTIYVFVGTSKKNCYKSVLRVHHPLFYWKIASEADLGLADAYINGYFSFVDKEEGLLDLFMVLIANRDLRNSTGKNMRGWWTPLLLTAGVASARYFLWHISRRNTITQARQNISRHYDLSNDFFSLFLDETMTYSSAIFKTEHEDLKLAQLRKISLLIEKAQINDKHEVLEIGCGWGSLAIEVVKQTGCRYTGITLSDEQLKYAKRRAKEAGLEDHINFVLIDYRQLPNYHKYDRIISCEMIEEVGHEYMEQFFGCCESLLAEDGIFVLQFISIPDERYDEYRRSSDFIKEYIFPGGCLPSLSRITTAMATSSRFCIEHLENISIHYYQTLRCWRNNFFANKEKILALGFDEKFFRTWEYYFMYCAAGFKSCTLGDYQIVFSRPGNLRAFGEPFNSIPATCR; encoded by the exons ATGGATCGAAATGAGACCTTGGAACATTTCATCAAGTCACATGGATATTCTGAGCTATTTATGAGGGCTTATCTT ATTCCAATCTGTGCTTCTATCTGGTCATGCCCTTCAGAAGGAGTATTGCATTTTTCAGCTTATTCTGTCCTTTCTTTTTGCCGTAACCATCACCTTCTTCAG CTCTTTGGCCGCCCCCAATGGCTTACTGTCAAGTCACGTTCGCATTGCTATGTCAACCGG GTTAGAGAAGAACTGGAAAATAGATCTTGTAAAATTAAAACAGGATGTGCTGTGCAGTCCGTTCTGAGGACTGATGAAG TTTCTGGCCCTACAGCAGGTTGTTGTGTGTTGGCAGCAGACCACTCAGAAGAAATATATGATGGGTGCATAATTAGCATCCATGCCCCAGATGCTTTGAAGCTTCTAGGAACACAAGCAACATACGATGAGTCAAGGATACTTGGTGCTTTTCAGTACGTCTACAG TGATATTTATCTTCATCGTGACAAAAGTTTGATGCCCCAAAACCCATCAGCGTGGAGTGCTTGGAACTTTCTTGGAACCACACAGCATGGTGTATGTGTTACATATTGGTTAAATGTGTTACAG AATCTAGGTTCTACTGGTCGCCCATTTCTTGTAACTCTGAATCCTCCTCGTATTCCAAAGCACAAGTTACTTAAATGGTACACTAGCCATCCTTTCCCGTCGGTTGCAGCCTCAAAAGCTTCTCTTGAGCTAGATAAAATTCAAGGAAAAAGAACAATATGGTTTTCTGGAGCATACCAAG GCTATGGCATTCATGAGGATGGATTAAAG GCTGGCATTGTTGCTGCAAATACTGTGCTTGAAAAGGactctaacctgttgaggaacCCAAAGCATATGGTACCATCATTGATGGAATGTGGAGCAAGATTTCTTGTCACTAGATTTCTTAAAACTTACATCTCAACTGGTTGTTTAAC GTTGCTAGAGGAAGGTGGcaccatatatgtatttgtaggaACCAGCAAAAAGAATTGCTATAAGTCTGTCCTTAGAGTGCATCATCCCTTGTTCTATTGGAAG ATTGCTTCAGAAGCTGATTTAGGCCTTGCAGATGCATATATAAATGGATACTTCTCTTTTGTTGATAAAGAGGAAGGCCTTCTGGATCTGTTTATG GTTCTAATTGCCAACAGGGATCTTAGAAATTCCACTGGGAAGAATATGAG AGGTTGGTGGACGCCATTACTTTTGACAGCTGGAGTTGCTTCCGCAAGATACTTTTTGTGGCACATCTCGAGACGGAACACTATAACACAAGCTCGTCAGAACATCTCTCGTCATTATGATCTG AGTAATGACTTCTTCTCTCTATTTTTGGATGAGACAATGACATATTCCTCTGCAATTTTCAAG ACAGAGCATGAGGATTTGAAACTTGCCCAACTACGCAAAATCTCTCTTTTAATTGAAAAG GCTCAAATCAATGACAAGCATGAAGTTCTTGAGATTGGTTGTGGTTGGGGAAGTTTAGCGATTGAGGTTGTTAAGCAAACTGGTTGCAGATACACAGGAATTACCTTGTCTGACGAGCAGCTAAAGTATGCTAAAAGAAGAGCTAAAGAAGCTGGACTAGAG GATCACATTAACTTCGTGCTGATCGACTATCGCCAACTACCAAATTATCACAAATATGACCGAATCATATCTTG TGAAATGATTGAAGAAGTAGGTCATGAATACATGGAGCAGTTCTTTGGTTGTTGTGAATCTCTTCTCGCTGAAGATGGCATATTTGTCCTCCAG TTCATATCAATCCCAGATGAACGCTATGATGAATACAGGAGAAGCTCTGACTTCATTAAGGAATACATCTTTCCAGGAGGATGTCTTCCTTCTTTGAGTAGAATAACAACAGCTATGGCTACTTCATCTAGATTCTG CATTGAGCACCTTGAAAATATCAGCATTCATTACTACCAAACACTTCGATGCTGGAGGAATAATTTCTTTGCGAACAAGGA AAAAATTCTTGCCCTGGGATTTGATGAGAAGTTTTTCCGCACATGGGAGTATTATTTCATGTACTGCGCAGCTGGTTTTAAATCATGTACGCTTGGAGATTATCAG ATAGTGTTTTCTCGTCCTGGTAACTTGAGAGCTTTTGGTGAACCATTCAACAGCATTCCCGCTACCTGTCGTTGA